Sequence from the Kineosporia succinea genome:
CACGGAAGAGCTTGGCTCCCGGCAGGTCTGGCGGATCGCGAACTACTCCTCGCTGCTGTTCAAGCGCGCGGTGCGGATCTCCGGGCTGCTGGCCGACGTCGAGCAGCGCGACGCCATGCTGCGGCTCAGCGACACCCTCATGCAGCACCTGCAGGCCCGGCGGCTGACCGAGGGCGACGGCACCGGCCTGTGGGACCAGCTCTCCCCCGCCCTGCCCATCACCCTGTCCGAGAAGCAGCCGCCGTCCTGGTACCACACCGAGCGCGTCATCGAGGGCCTGGTCACCGCGGCCGGCATGCTCACCGAGGACCTGCCGCCCAGCCCGGCGCTGCTGCCGCTGGCCACCGACCTGCTCGCCGAGGCCGAGAACATCTTCGCGCAGGAGAAACTCGCGGGCACCCGCACCCAGGGCCACGCCGTGCGGGTCTCGTTCGACTCCATCGAGAAGCACCTCGAGCGGGCCCGGCTGCTGCTGCGCCGCCGCCCGGGCACGTCTCTCACCCTGGTGCAGGGTGTGCTGCGCGAGCTCGACGGCCTGGCGATGGCCCGGCAGGGTCCCGGGCGCGGTACGGCATGATCGTCTTCGCCACGTCCGACAAGGGCGGCACCGGCCGGTCGGTCACCAGCTGCAACCTGGTGTACCAGGCCGCGCTGCGTGGGCTGAACGTCGGCTACCTCGACTGGGACTTCGGATCTCCCACCGCCGGAGCCATTTTCGGTGTCGACTCGCTGAACCGGGGCACCCGCTCCGGGCGCGGCCAGCACGCGTACTTCCTGGGGCAGGTGCTCGAGCCGGAGACCGTCGATATCTGGGCCGCCTCCGACCGCAACAGCCTGCGGCACCGCCCGCCCGGCAGCGGGCGCATGGAGCTGCTGCCCGGTGACGAGGGCCAGGGCGAGTTCCGGGTCGGCGAGGGCCCGATCGTGCAGCGCGCCCTCGACATCCTGCGCTGGGCCCAGAACGAGTACGACCTCACCGTGGTCGATCTCAGCGCCGGCCGCTCCTACGCCCTGCGCATGGCCCTGACCGCCACCCGGCCGGACGAGAACGTGGGCCGCTCCCGCTGG
This genomic interval carries:
- a CDS encoding SCO2523 family variant P-loop protein produces the protein MIVFATSDKGGTGRSVTSCNLVYQAALRGLNVGYLDWDFGSPTAGAIFGVDSLNRGTRSGRGQHAYFLGQVLEPETVDIWAASDRNSLRHRPPGSGRMELLPGDEGQGEFRVGEGPIVQRALDILRWAQNEYDLTVVDLSAGRSYALRMALTATRPDENVGRSRWLVFHRWTMQHLTAAHGLVHGAQGLLDTGTKVGHDREDLLDRIRFVRTAIIDPNAPDLRGLRTSQLSWLSERNAELHLRARELELGARWVLGSIPVDPVFQWHEQLLTSSDLYGRETANKVTVDALHDLSLAVLDDDAWEPR